AAGCAGGAATTGCAGCAGTCATTCAACCAGGAGGTTCGATCAAGGATCAGCTGTCAATAGATTATTGTGACGAGGTAGATATGGCTATGGTCATGACGGGTACTCGTCATTTCAAACACTAAGTAATCATTAAATTAATTATCAATCGATAGTTAGTATTGATTACGTAATTATTTGTGCGTAATTTGTGATCTTTTGATCACCAAAAATATTTGAGTCAACGGAGTTATGGGAATATTTGATTTTTTCTCGAGTGATATTGCGATCGATTTAGGAACGGCCAATACTTTGATCATTAGCAAAGGAGAGGTTGTGGTCGACGAGCCTTCCATTATTGCTATCGATAAGTCTAAGAATAAGGTGCTAGCTATTGGAGCAGAGGCCATGCAGATGCATGAAAAAACGCATGAAAGCATCAAAACCATTCGTCCACTCAAAGACGGTGTAATCGCCGATTTCCAGGCAGCTGAATCTATGATTCGTGGTATGATCAAAATGATCGATAAAGATAAGAAGCGACTATTCCCTGCTTCGCATCGCATGATCATTTGTATACCTTCTGGTATCACTGAGGTTGAAAAAAGAGCCGTACGAGATTCTGCAGAACATGCAGGAGCTAAAGAGGTTTTTATGATTCATGAGCCTATTGCAGCAGCCATCGGAATCGGAATCGATATTGAAAGACCTGATGGTAGTATGATCGTTGATATCGGAGGTGGTACTACTGAGATTGCTGTGATTGCACTTTCAGGCATTGTTTGTGATCAGTCAATACGTGTCGCTGGAGATGCTTTCAACAAGGACATTTTGGACTATATGAGAAGGCAGCATAATTTGCTTATCGGCGAAAGAACTGCTGAAAAGGTTAAAATTCAAGTGGGATCAGCCCTAA
The sequence above is drawn from the Reichenbachiella sp. genome and encodes:
- a CDS encoding rod shape-determining protein is translated as MGIFDFFSSDIAIDLGTANTLIISKGEVVVDEPSIIAIDKSKNKVLAIGAEAMQMHEKTHESIKTIRPLKDGVIADFQAAESMIRGMIKMIDKDKKRLFPASHRMIICIPSGITEVEKRAVRDSAEHAGAKEVFMIHEPIAAAIGIGIDIERPDGSMIVDIGGGTTEIAVIALSGIVCDQSIRVAGDAFNKDILDYMRRQHNLLIGERTAEKVKIQVGSALTELDEGPEDFDIRGRDLMTGIPKVIKLSYSEVAFAIDKSVSKIEEAVLKALEIAPPELSADIYDNGIYLTGGGALLRGLDKRLGMKTKLPIHIAEDPLKAVVRGTGKALKELERYRAVLMQ